CAGGAGCCCCGCCATCCCAGCCCATCTCCATTTGCACGGAGGTGGGCTGCAGCAGTTGTCCCATGACCGCCGGACCAGGTGCTGATCAGGCCGAGACCACGCTGCGGAGGACGGAGTACGAGGAGCAGGCTCTTCGCGAGCGCAATGAGGTGGGACTGGTCTTTGAGCGACGCCTGAGGAGGGAGAGTGCCTGCGAACGATGTGAGTTTATAAACAACATTAACACTGAATAAATACATAGTCTTTTTTGGAAATCCTTTCCAGCTCGTGACTACTATGAACCTCCCCACTTCGAGCACGTGGTACCATCCCGCTTGGCTGCCACTCCACCGCCACCACAGCCATCACATCCGTCGACACTGCGACATCCGCACAACTTCCTCACCATCAAGCAGGAGCCGACCGACTGGAGCAACAACCCACCAAATGCCTCCGCTGCgtccaacaacaacaacctgGAGGAGGGCCCCTTGGTGTCGCCCAAACAGCCGCTGGACTTTAAGATGTCCGCCGTCAAGCTGGAGGTCAATAGGGATCGGGGAACACCCTCCGAGGAGAACGAGGAGCATACGCTGCGTGACTACAACAACTTCAAGCAGCTGCTTGTGTGCGAGATCTGCCAAAAGTCCTTCGAGGACACCAAGATGTTGGTTCGCCACCTGGGCACACATGCCGGTGATCCGGCGGGCGGGACGGAGAGGAACCTCCTGCCATCCAGCGCCAGTGGGAGTACGGCCACCGCCTCCAGCAATCTCGCCCTGCGAACAGTCAAAACCTATGTGCCAAAGAAACGACGCCGAGTTTCGGTGAGTTGTGATAAGCACCCTACCCATGCAGCTATAAGATTCCTATCCTTGCAGCAACAGGAGAACAATATGGATCACGACCACGTCACCCTGCTCTGCGATTTGTGCTCCACGTAAGTAGAGTCCTACCAGGTCCAGAATTACCTCTAATATTCCCTATTCTTTCGATAGATCCTTCGATACGCCTGCGGAGTGGGTGCGGCATATGAACAGCCAGCACACGGAGATCGAGCTGGCCATGTTCAACAGCAAAAAGGATGGCGAGCAGAAGGGGTGTGTGTCCTAAGGGCTAGCCAGAGCACTCTGATGAACTCTGTTCACTTgcagccagcagcaacagccggCGACCAGCAGCTCTTCCACAGTGTCCACCAGCCAAATGCAGCCAAAGTATCCCAGTTCCACCGCCACTCGATCGACGCAGTCCCTCCTGCTGCACAAGATGAGCAACGTCGATGCAGGGGCAGCTGCAGCATCATCCTCACCTCCCGGAGCATCGACCACGCCGAGTTCCTAAGTTCCCCATGGATCCTTGGAGCAGTAGCGCCAACACAGAACACCATCGCTTTTCACTTAACATTGGACCTGCACAGGAATCTGAGGAATTCGCGTCATTGTGATGAGACTCAGCCACTTCAGGACACCATACATTTCGTTCGATAAATTCAAGTCGTTCCAGAAATCAAAAAGAGGGATGTTTATAATGCAACAGCAAGAACCGTGATCAAAGTGCAACCagtttgcatattttatagagcaacaaacaaaatacaaaatcgCAAGAAAAGATAACGAAACTGTAAACGAAACTTAGAATCGGAATCGTCAGGCAACGatgcaaaacaaaataagaaaTTCGGAAACGAAAGCAAAATCAACATTTAACTCAAGTGTgtagcattttttttaagtgtacgTATTTACCTAGTTTTAGCTACTTACTCCCCATGTAATTAAATGTAACAACAACGCGCAATTGATACGAAAAGAAGATAACTATACAgtttaatcattttaaatgtacgaataatttggaatatttttatcaGCGGAAAGGAGTTCTTTAAGTTAtcaattttcacttttaaagCAAACCATCTAGGGTTTGAACGAGAAAATTCCATTCGTAGGACCAAAAGCAGCGGAGACACTACTTGCTTTCGATAAACAATAGTTAATCACTCTTTAttcctttcaatttgtttaatctTTTCTTTTTCGAATGTAATAACTGATAACTACTATTTTGTATGACGCTATCGCGCCTTTATGATGTCAGCAACTCTGTTGTATATGtactttttacatt
This window of the Drosophila biarmipes strain raj3 chromosome 3L, RU_DBia_V1.1, whole genome shotgun sequence genome carries:
- the LOC108035146 gene encoding uncharacterized protein LOC108035146, coding for MAAENYHLKWDSHLSYLNSSIATLYKNEKFADVVLYSSYNSSGIPSDIPTVGISAHKFILSASSQFFATMFETAPITNPNGVLYVVLPPELSHRAIQILVQYMYSGEATVSNDILNEVLRGGEILKIRGLCRTSSSNGGGSGSVVTTSHHPHPLAGHLHPREASAMYMSNGTRSALPPPPPPPSSTMSAQLQGDIYASKPGGSTRFGLEHHHPHLSSHLGHAPQQQQFRGLGVSVMPKDSPVIIKSPKMAAHTGLLTVASSSKLGISVNKEVAIDPEDKCCFAAPGQVESQSHPPPPTSTTTTSGGVGGGTGAPPSQPISICTEVGCSSCPMTAGPGADQAETTLRRTEYEEQALRERNEVGLVFERRLRRESACERSRDYYEPPHFEHVVPSRLAATPPPPQPSHPSTLRHPHNFLTIKQEPTDWSNNPPNASAASNNNNLEEGPLVSPKQPLDFKMSAVKLEVNRDRGTPSEENEEHTLRDYNNFKQLLVCEICQKSFEDTKMLVRHLGTHAGDPAGGTERNLLPSSASGSTATASSNLALRTVKTYVPKKRRRVSQQENNMDHDHVTLLCDLCSTSFDTPAEWVRHMNSQHTEIELAMFNSKKDGEQKGQQQQPATSSSSTVSTSQMQPKYPSSTATRSTQSLLLHKMSNVDAGAAAASSSPPGASTTPSS